Proteins co-encoded in one Rudaeicoccus suwonensis genomic window:
- a CDS encoding DUF5134 domain-containing protein: MTDMIGPGWLAACFGVLALACSLICGYRLVQARRGRRRTDVPVEVCHGLMGVAMVGMLIPGTKLTGDGGLAWAWLVVWIGFTAWFGYEVLRDRARRRRSALAHRGAHLVLAAAMVYMFAVVLHAAHTSAAPSMSGMSGMSGSSSMPPLVTLDLVLAVGLAAYAVVLLDRIGSRPTPAAGSSRTGAVARAIPVDTAVHIVMAVVMSYMLVMMLS; encoded by the coding sequence ATGACGGACATGATCGGACCAGGGTGGCTCGCCGCCTGTTTCGGTGTCCTCGCTCTCGCCTGCAGCCTCATCTGCGGCTACCGCCTGGTGCAGGCACGCCGCGGTCGGCGTCGCACCGACGTGCCTGTGGAGGTCTGCCACGGCCTGATGGGCGTGGCCATGGTCGGCATGCTCATCCCCGGCACGAAGCTCACGGGGGACGGCGGACTGGCCTGGGCCTGGCTGGTGGTGTGGATCGGCTTCACCGCGTGGTTCGGCTACGAAGTGCTCCGCGACCGTGCGCGTCGCCGGCGTAGCGCACTGGCCCACCGTGGCGCGCATCTGGTGCTCGCCGCGGCAATGGTCTACATGTTCGCGGTGGTGCTGCACGCGGCGCACACGTCTGCCGCGCCCTCAATGTCCGGCATGAGTGGCATGTCCGGATCGTCGAGTATGCCGCCGCTGGTCACCCTCGATCTGGTGCTCGCGGTCGGCCTCGCGGCATACGCCGTGGTGCTGCTGGACAGAATCGGATCGCGGCCGACACCGGCAGCCGGCTCCTCCCGCACCGGCGCGGTCGCGCGCGCCATACCGGTGGATACGGCGGTGCACATCGTCATGGCCGTCGTGATGTCGTACATGTTGGTGATGATGCTGTCGTGA
- a CDS encoding DUF3592 domain-containing protein: MPTTPPDPPAARPVMSSRLRAAYVILSGIVIFGAFLWLRAHETHGPGQAGMASATVIRQSPATDGRTDLTVSYTVDGKTRQITKSVETSAFSSQGRIVWVCFDPTDPSSASLRLPEDPLCGQS, encoded by the coding sequence ATGCCGACCACACCCCCTGATCCACCAGCAGCACGACCGGTGATGTCGAGCCGTCTGCGGGCGGCCTACGTGATCCTCTCGGGAATCGTGATTTTCGGGGCATTCCTGTGGTTGCGCGCGCATGAGACACATGGCCCCGGACAGGCAGGTATGGCGAGCGCCACCGTCATACGTCAGTCGCCCGCGACCGACGGCCGCACCGATCTGACGGTGTCCTACACCGTCGACGGAAAGACACGTCAGATCACCAAAAGTGTTGAAACGTCAGCATTCTCGAGTCAGGGCCGCATCGTCTGGGTGTGCTTCGACCCGACCGACCCCAGCAGCGCCAGTCTGCGGTTGCCTGAGGATCCACTCTGCGGGCAGAGCTGA
- a CDS encoding PH domain-containing protein, whose product MTEPPARDASIAGTAPTMPRGDRWRRLNLRMLAIHPVREVARYLPLLIAIVFVGHSTGGGENWWGLGAMVAAVLLGAARWYTTTYRFTDDQVQLRRGLVNATTVTAPIDRVRSVDVTAPALHRLLGLAEVRIGTGAGEKALKLDGLTTAEAAALRGELLHPARAGRRTDADATAPAGRRTDVDAAAGADRASEAGVPVARGTGMSGGMPAAYTTFDSAEHVLYQLNPGWIRFAPFGPAGLLAALAVVAVGSQLFRDTGFNPATSSTVRDTASDVASHGTTVAVVTAAVLLLVTVVVLSLVAYLLAFHGFRLTRDDIGGTLHVSRGLVTTRATSLATIRLRGVEEHRPIPLRWVGGARLDAITTGVKDDGKAMSSTLTPPSPAGVVRQTGELVLRAPGVLDLPLMHHGPAATRRRYTRVFGGALVVVAAIVAVPLAGQAPWAFVALAGVPLLVAPVLGRSRAHWLGHAVTERFLITRAGSITMSTNVIELSGAVGVTVRRSFFQRRAGVATVSLATAAGDKEYAVLDVAAAEVSALAGQILPGHLEQFLR is encoded by the coding sequence GTGACGGAGCCGCCGGCCCGCGACGCGTCGATCGCCGGCACGGCACCGACGATGCCTCGCGGTGACCGATGGCGACGGCTCAACCTGCGGATGCTGGCGATCCATCCGGTGCGAGAGGTGGCGAGATATCTGCCGCTGCTGATCGCGATCGTCTTCGTCGGCCATTCGACCGGCGGCGGCGAGAACTGGTGGGGGCTCGGCGCGATGGTTGCGGCAGTGCTGCTCGGGGCGGCGCGGTGGTACACCACGACCTACCGGTTCACCGACGATCAGGTGCAACTGCGGCGCGGGCTGGTCAACGCCACGACCGTGACCGCGCCGATCGACCGGGTCCGCTCGGTCGACGTGACCGCTCCGGCGCTGCACCGGTTGCTCGGTCTGGCGGAGGTGCGGATCGGCACCGGCGCGGGAGAGAAGGCGCTCAAACTCGACGGGCTCACGACAGCGGAGGCAGCAGCGCTGCGCGGTGAGTTGCTGCACCCTGCTCGTGCCGGTCGGCGCACGGATGCCGATGCGACGGCGCCTGCCGGTCGGCGCACGGATGTCGATGCCGCCGCAGGTGCCGATCGGGCATCCGAGGCGGGTGTGCCGGTGGCACGTGGCACGGGCATGTCCGGAGGCATGCCTGCGGCATACACCACCTTCGATTCCGCCGAACATGTTCTGTATCAGCTGAATCCGGGGTGGATCCGGTTCGCTCCGTTCGGGCCCGCCGGGCTGCTGGCCGCGCTGGCGGTGGTCGCCGTCGGCAGCCAGTTGTTCCGCGACACGGGTTTCAATCCGGCCACCAGCTCGACGGTGCGCGACACCGCCAGCGATGTTGCATCGCACGGCACCACGGTCGCCGTCGTCACCGCTGCGGTGCTGCTGCTCGTGACCGTGGTGGTGCTGTCGCTGGTTGCCTATCTGTTGGCATTTCACGGTTTTCGGCTCACGCGCGATGACATCGGTGGGACGCTGCACGTGAGTCGTGGCCTGGTCACGACACGGGCGACGTCACTGGCGACCATCCGGTTGCGGGGGGTCGAGGAGCACCGGCCGATCCCGCTGCGGTGGGTCGGTGGCGCGCGGCTGGATGCGATCACCACCGGCGTCAAGGACGACGGCAAGGCCATGAGCTCCACGCTCACGCCGCCGTCGCCGGCCGGGGTCGTCCGGCAGACGGGTGAATTGGTGCTGCGGGCGCCGGGCGTGCTCGACCTGCCGTTGATGCACCACGGCCCCGCTGCGACGCGCCGGCGCTACACACGGGTGTTCGGCGGCGCACTGGTCGTGGTCGCCGCGATCGTCGCGGTGCCTCTCGCCGGGCAGGCGCCCTGGGCCTTCGTCGCGTTGGCTGGGGTGCCGCTGCTGGTGGCTCCGGTGCTGGGGCGCAGTCGCGCGCACTGGCTGGGTCACGCGGTGACCGAGCGATTCCTGATCACACGCGCCGGCTCGATCACCATGTCCACCAACGTGATCGAGCTGTCCGGCGCGGTCGGCGTCACCGTCAGGCGGTCGTTCTTTCAACGGCGCGCGGGGGTGGCGACGGTGTCGCTGGCGACCGCTGCCGGGGACAAGGAGTATGCCGTGCTCGACGTCGCGGCTGCGGAGGTCAGCGCGTTGGCGGGCCAGATCCTGCCGGGCCACCTCGAGCAGTTCCTGCGCTGA
- a CDS encoding threonine/serine ThrE exporter family protein: protein MPEDQSSPRRHLPGQELRTRAGRTLRARSTPRFPVGAPGDENGPADLHARQVIDLSLRVGEAMLATGASAADVTALVLRMTRAYGVRSVQVDVTYTSLTISYHRGALRDPMTVMRIVPASQVDYSRLEQLHDLVREVTAGSLDPAAARNRLETVLAAPHPYYRITVTCAMGLLGAAVAALLGGDLLLIVLCGVIAAVVDRAQRWLSMHGIAAFFCQAIGAAIPTSIALGINTLGEHGWHVWRHEPASVVVASGVVVLLAGLSLVSAAQDTIDGFYVTASARLMEVILLSGGVVLGVIGTLALAKRLGARLAISPAVSFSPHLLLAAVAAAAISAAFAITAYAGRRATALAAVAGAVAWVVYEVAEHATGSAPAASAVAALIVGVFAQAVAWRFRVPALAVATSGIVVLLPGLAVYRGVFQIVQHESSSAGMNTLFGAAAIGLALASGVTLGALPSRVLRADRTQKRIMRRSLGDTRN, encoded by the coding sequence ATGCCCGAGGACCAGTCGTCACCACGGCGACACCTGCCGGGGCAGGAACTGCGCACTCGCGCCGGTCGTACCCTGCGGGCCCGCTCCACCCCACGGTTTCCGGTTGGTGCGCCGGGCGACGAAAACGGCCCGGCAGACCTGCACGCCCGTCAGGTCATCGACCTGAGCCTGCGCGTCGGGGAAGCCATGCTGGCCACCGGCGCCAGCGCCGCAGACGTCACCGCTCTCGTGTTGCGGATGACGCGTGCGTATGGCGTGCGTTCGGTGCAGGTGGACGTGACCTACACCTCGCTGACGATCTCGTATCACCGTGGTGCGCTTCGCGATCCGATGACCGTGATGCGCATCGTGCCGGCCTCGCAGGTGGACTACAGCCGCCTGGAGCAACTACACGACCTGGTGCGCGAGGTGACCGCCGGTTCGCTCGACCCGGCAGCGGCTCGGAATCGCCTGGAGACAGTGCTTGCCGCACCGCACCCGTACTACCGGATCACCGTCACCTGCGCGATGGGCCTGCTCGGTGCGGCCGTCGCGGCACTGCTCGGTGGCGATCTGCTGCTGATCGTGCTGTGCGGCGTGATCGCGGCCGTCGTCGACCGCGCCCAGCGCTGGCTGTCCATGCACGGCATCGCGGCCTTCTTCTGCCAGGCGATCGGCGCCGCCATACCTACCTCGATCGCCCTGGGGATCAACACGCTCGGCGAGCACGGCTGGCACGTATGGCGGCACGAGCCGGCGTCCGTGGTCGTCGCATCGGGAGTGGTGGTGCTGCTCGCAGGCCTGTCACTGGTCAGCGCCGCGCAGGACACCATCGACGGCTTCTACGTCACCGCGTCGGCCCGGCTGATGGAGGTGATCCTGCTCAGTGGCGGCGTCGTGCTGGGCGTCATCGGCACTCTCGCTCTCGCCAAGCGTCTCGGCGCGCGACTTGCCATCTCACCCGCGGTGAGCTTCTCGCCGCACCTGCTGCTGGCTGCGGTCGCGGCTGCGGCGATTTCTGCGGCCTTCGCCATCACCGCGTATGCCGGGCGACGTGCCACAGCACTGGCAGCCGTCGCCGGGGCAGTGGCGTGGGTCGTCTACGAGGTTGCCGAACATGCGACCGGCTCCGCACCGGCTGCCTCGGCCGTCGCGGCCCTGATCGTCGGTGTCTTCGCCCAGGCCGTGGCGTGGCGTTTCCGGGTGCCGGCGCTGGCCGTCGCGACCTCGGGAATCGTCGTGCTGCTGCCGGGTCTGGCGGTCTACCGCGGGGTCTTCCAGATCGTGCAGCACGAGTCGTCGTCGGCGGGAATGAACACGCTCTTCGGCGCGGCCGCGATCGGCCTCGCGCTCGCGTCCGGGGTCACGCTCGGTGCGCTGCCGAGCCGGGTGCTGCGTGCGGATCGCACCCAAAAACGCATCATGCGGCGTTCCCTGGGTGACACCCGCAACTAG
- a CDS encoding PH domain-containing protein, giving the protein MQLRPPARLVDPRARAYWATENLLGVVVLAAGLTAWSIWGGLGGVWRYAAFLLLIVMAVVGVVVVPWGRYRIHRWEVTDTAVYTQRGWLTIEQRIAPISRVQTVDTERGAVARLFGLASVRVTTASAKGELKIDGLSRSLAEQIATDLTVVTAADPGDAT; this is encoded by the coding sequence ATGCAGCTGAGACCGCCCGCACGGCTCGTGGACCCGCGGGCGCGGGCCTATTGGGCCACGGAGAATCTGCTCGGCGTGGTCGTGCTGGCAGCCGGCCTGACCGCATGGTCGATCTGGGGAGGCCTCGGTGGAGTATGGCGTTACGCGGCCTTTCTGCTCCTGATCGTGATGGCGGTGGTGGGCGTCGTGGTCGTGCCGTGGGGGCGCTACCGGATCCACCGGTGGGAGGTCACCGACACCGCGGTCTACACCCAGCGGGGGTGGCTGACCATCGAGCAGCGCATCGCGCCGATCTCGCGAGTTCAGACCGTCGACACCGAACGCGGAGCGGTGGCAAGGCTTTTCGGTCTCGCGTCGGTGCGGGTCACGACGGCATCCGCCAAGGGCGAGTTGAAGATCGACGGACTGTCACGCTCGCTGGCCGAGCAGATCGCGACCGACCTGACTGTCGTGACCGCTGCTGACCCGGGTGACGCGACGTGA
- a CDS encoding cytochrome c oxidase assembly protein: MTTRTATPPATSTTDRRPLGVPSRVFALSALPLVIVIVGVVAIGARSYHSIDQNFPGYPTALTSGLLQLVVAVASTFCLGWWVLVLCIKPRRGRGRMAIGGKRELVPALWAALIWGTASLALVAVDSADAAGEPLSFLDRAGAFGYLIEANYLPRAWIVTTVCAFVIAGITLVAIAWDLIAVVAVLGAVGVLAPVVVTQVLIGPNHDFGGDSAIIGTPAFVLFSGVVITTVCRGRILLAKPVAARRLRTVALISGLVVLATDLVVAWFELAGKAPWSCSTGWLFIAKDVLVIAAMLLVCRGRGIRGRVPAYSAALMLVAALALDVVRQRIPSPQYFTPTTIAENFFGFNVTRNPTFWTLVTAWRLNILFAVISAVGIGLYLWGVVRMHRRGDRWPLGRTIAWVLGWIVIFVCTSSGLGRYAGASFDVHMAFHMAVNMLGPLLLVLGGAMTLALRATTAHGPNEAAGPHEWVTALLKSRVMRWMYNPLEVFVFFIGSYYALYFTPLFEDTLRFHWAHQLAYLHFVMIGYLFYGLAIGVDPPPRPLPYLGKLAMILAAMPFHAFFGVIVMTRSGVIAQTFYNYLNEPWMTDLAWNQYVGGGIAWAAGEFPLVIVILALVVQWARQDARQARRVDRHLDSGADTSYDAYNEMLARLGAGAGRTTVRDDD; this comes from the coding sequence GTGACGACGCGAACAGCGACACCCCCCGCCACATCGACCACCGACCGACGCCCACTCGGGGTGCCGAGCCGCGTGTTCGCCCTCAGCGCGCTGCCCCTGGTGATCGTCATCGTCGGTGTCGTCGCGATCGGTGCACGCAGCTACCACTCGATCGACCAGAATTTCCCGGGATATCCGACGGCTCTCACCAGCGGCCTGCTGCAACTGGTCGTCGCTGTCGCGAGCACCTTCTGCCTGGGCTGGTGGGTGCTCGTGCTGTGCATCAAACCGCGCCGCGGTCGTGGCCGTATGGCGATCGGTGGCAAGCGCGAACTCGTCCCCGCCTTGTGGGCGGCACTCATCTGGGGCACCGCGAGTTTGGCTCTGGTTGCTGTCGATTCGGCCGATGCCGCCGGCGAGCCGCTGTCGTTCCTGGATCGCGCCGGCGCGTTCGGCTATCTGATCGAGGCCAACTACCTGCCGCGCGCCTGGATCGTCACGACGGTGTGCGCCTTCGTCATCGCGGGCATCACGTTGGTTGCCATTGCATGGGATCTCATCGCCGTCGTCGCCGTGCTCGGCGCCGTAGGGGTGCTGGCGCCGGTCGTCGTCACGCAGGTGCTCATCGGTCCCAACCACGACTTCGGCGGCGACAGCGCAATCATCGGCACACCGGCTTTCGTGCTTTTCTCCGGAGTCGTGATCACGACCGTGTGCCGCGGCCGGATTCTGCTCGCCAAACCCGTCGCCGCGCGCCGGTTGCGCACGGTCGCACTGATCAGCGGGCTGGTGGTGCTCGCGACCGATCTGGTGGTCGCGTGGTTCGAGCTCGCCGGCAAGGCACCGTGGTCGTGCTCGACGGGGTGGCTGTTCATCGCCAAGGACGTCCTGGTCATCGCGGCGATGCTGCTGGTGTGTCGCGGGCGGGGCATCCGAGGGCGAGTTCCGGCATACAGCGCGGCTTTGATGCTTGTTGCTGCACTCGCGCTGGACGTCGTACGTCAGCGGATCCCCTCTCCGCAGTACTTCACGCCGACGACGATCGCGGAAAACTTCTTCGGCTTCAATGTCACTCGCAATCCGACCTTCTGGACCCTCGTCACCGCATGGCGACTCAACATCCTGTTCGCGGTCATCAGCGCCGTCGGCATCGGGCTCTACCTGTGGGGCGTCGTGCGGATGCACCGACGGGGCGACAGGTGGCCGCTGGGGCGGACGATCGCCTGGGTGCTCGGCTGGATCGTCATCTTCGTGTGCACCTCCAGCGGCCTCGGGCGGTATGCCGGTGCGTCCTTCGACGTGCACATGGCCTTCCACATGGCGGTCAACATGCTCGGCCCGCTGCTGCTGGTGCTCGGCGGGGCAATGACCCTGGCACTGCGCGCCACGACCGCGCACGGCCCGAACGAGGCGGCCGGGCCCCACGAGTGGGTCACCGCACTGCTGAAGTCGCGGGTGATGCGCTGGATGTACAACCCGCTGGAGGTCTTCGTCTTCTTCATCGGATCGTACTACGCGCTGTACTTCACTCCACTGTTCGAAGACACCCTGCGCTTCCACTGGGCCCACCAGTTGGCCTACCTGCACTTCGTGATGATCGGCTATCTCTTCTACGGACTGGCGATCGGCGTCGACCCGCCGCCGCGGCCGTTGCCCTATCTGGGCAAGCTGGCGATGATCCTGGCGGCGATGCCGTTCCACGCGTTCTTCGGCGTCATCGTGATGACCCGCTCGGGAGTCATCGCCCAGACGTTCTACAACTACCTCAACGAGCCCTGGATGACCGACCTCGCCTGGAACCAGTATGTCGGCGGCGGAATTGCTTGGGCCGCAGGGGAATTCCCGCTGGTCATCGTGATTCTCGCACTCGTGGTGCAGTGGGCCCGCCAGGACGCCAGACAGGCACGACGCGTCGACCGGCACCTGGATTCCGGCGCCGACACGTCCTACGACGCCTACAACGAGATGCTCGCACGATTGGGCGCGGGTGCCGGAAGGACGACCGTCCGTGACGACGACTGA
- a CDS encoding DUF2079 domain-containing protein, whose product MTQPSPPVEGSRVGIGRASRWWLPAAVAVVGFCWFGALSIGRWNDGHVANYDLGIFAQGAQSWAHGHLPVSHIRGMRLLGDHFSPILVIWGGLWWLWPDPRVLLLTQTVLLAATLTLIVAVAQRRIGTRAAVAIAVIGLLSRGVLTADLYDVHEVAFAAPAVAILCVALLRRDFRWCVMASVALVLTKEDLGLTVLAAGGCWWLLNRRDGWRKPFILLLIGVLGLLTAMVVIAHFSGGGQSGYLGYFGSGGPRGMTTPADHSITPLRLLPVALFLATTMIVGCRSVLALLAVPTLLWRAVSSNEHYWSLDFHYDLVLWPIALLAFVDAVQRHGLPRARSVLGVLAGVGVVTNVALGVWEVRLKAATPAQTLATAPVVRAIQRLAAEHVPAGARIGTQNDVGAYLVARYDVYSLHPGPSPTVGYAMFTSEDTWAFPLPVCARDALTAKGRSTPGWQVWQDGTVTLVKFASVQVAPVTCR is encoded by the coding sequence ATGACGCAGCCCTCGCCGCCCGTTGAGGGGTCCCGCGTCGGCATCGGGCGCGCTTCGCGCTGGTGGCTGCCGGCAGCGGTCGCGGTCGTCGGTTTCTGCTGGTTCGGTGCTCTGTCGATCGGCCGGTGGAACGACGGCCACGTCGCCAACTACGACCTGGGGATCTTTGCGCAGGGCGCGCAATCGTGGGCGCACGGGCACCTGCCGGTGTCGCACATCCGCGGAATGCGCCTGCTCGGCGACCACTTCAGCCCGATCCTGGTGATCTGGGGCGGACTGTGGTGGCTCTGGCCGGATCCGCGCGTGCTGTTGCTGACGCAGACAGTGCTGTTGGCCGCGACGCTCACGCTGATCGTGGCCGTTGCGCAGCGGCGAATCGGCACCCGCGCGGCTGTTGCCATCGCGGTGATCGGCCTGCTGTCGCGCGGCGTGCTGACCGCCGACCTGTATGACGTGCACGAGGTCGCCTTTGCCGCGCCCGCCGTCGCCATACTCTGTGTCGCGCTGCTACGGCGCGACTTCCGTTGGTGCGTGATGGCGTCGGTGGCCCTGGTCCTCACCAAGGAGGACCTCGGTCTGACCGTGCTTGCGGCGGGGGGCTGCTGGTGGCTGCTCAACCGACGGGACGGATGGCGAAAGCCGTTCATACTGCTGTTGATCGGCGTGCTGGGGCTGCTCACGGCGATGGTGGTCATCGCGCATTTCTCCGGTGGTGGCCAGTCCGGCTATCTCGGATACTTCGGATCCGGAGGGCCCCGCGGCATGACCACTCCCGCGGATCACAGCATCACCCCATTGCGCCTGCTGCCCGTCGCGCTCTTCCTCGCCACCACGATGATCGTGGGCTGCCGCTCCGTGCTGGCGCTGCTCGCGGTGCCGACCCTGCTGTGGCGGGCAGTGTCCTCGAACGAGCATTACTGGAGCCTGGACTTCCACTACGACCTGGTGCTGTGGCCGATCGCGTTGCTGGCATTCGTCGACGCAGTGCAGCGGCACGGTCTGCCCCGCGCGCGATCGGTGCTCGGAGTGCTGGCCGGAGTGGGTGTGGTCACGAACGTCGCGCTCGGTGTCTGGGAGGTGCGGCTCAAAGCAGCGACGCCCGCACAGACCCTGGCCACGGCCCCCGTGGTCCGCGCCATCCAGCGCCTCGCGGCCGAGCACGTGCCGGCCGGCGCACGGATCGGCACGCAGAACGACGTCGGCGCCTATCTGGTCGCGCGTTACGACGTGTATTCGTTGCATCCGGGGCCGTCGCCGACGGTGGGCTACGCGATGTTCACCTCCGAGGACACCTGGGCGTTTCCGCTGCCGGTGTGCGCTCGCGATGCCCTGACCGCCAAGGGGCGCAGCACGCCGGGCTGGCAAGTGTGGCAGGACGGCACCGTCACGCTGGTGAAATTCGCCTCGGTGCAGGTGGCGCCGGTCACCTGCCGGTGA
- the rsmI gene encoding 16S rRNA (cytidine(1402)-2'-O)-methyltransferase, with translation MPEGTLILAATPIGNPADASPRLQRALASAEVIAAEDTRRLRRLMDEIGVTATGSVVSYHEHNEAFRTADLVTRITAGAQVLLVTDAGMPSVSDPGYRLVAACAAADLRVTCLPGPSAVLMSLAVSGLPVDRFCFEGFPPRKPGERARTLAALADERRTMVFFEAPHRLADTLAAMATAFGADRRAAVCRELTKTYEEIRRGPLSELAQWAVEGARGEISIVVAGAPAVSATVEEALPGIQQRVAAGDRLKDVCADVAAETGLSKKALYDAALAAR, from the coding sequence ATGCCCGAAGGAACCCTGATCCTGGCAGCGACCCCCATCGGGAATCCGGCCGATGCTTCACCCCGGCTGCAGCGCGCGCTGGCATCGGCAGAGGTGATCGCTGCGGAGGACACCCGGCGGTTGCGGCGTCTGATGGACGAGATCGGTGTGACTGCAACCGGATCCGTGGTCAGCTATCACGAGCACAACGAGGCCTTCCGCACTGCCGATCTGGTTACTCGGATCACCGCGGGCGCGCAGGTGCTGCTGGTGACTGACGCAGGAATGCCGTCGGTGTCCGACCCCGGCTACCGCCTGGTGGCCGCCTGCGCGGCCGCGGATCTGCGGGTCACCTGCCTGCCTGGACCGTCCGCGGTCCTCATGTCGCTGGCGGTGTCCGGACTGCCGGTCGACCGCTTCTGCTTCGAGGGTTTCCCGCCCCGCAAGCCGGGTGAGCGGGCACGTACTCTGGCCGCACTTGCCGACGAACGGCGCACGATGGTCTTCTTCGAGGCGCCGCACCGGCTGGCCGACACCTTGGCCGCGATGGCCACGGCGTTCGGAGCGGATCGGCGGGCCGCCGTCTGCCGTGAGCTCACCAAGACGTACGAGGAGATCCGTCGCGGTCCGCTGTCGGAGTTGGCCCAGTGGGCGGTGGAGGGCGCCCGCGGCGAGATCTCGATCGTGGTTGCCGGAGCCCCTGCGGTGTCCGCGACGGTCGAGGAGGCCCTCCCCGGCATACAGCAGCGGGTAGCTGCCGGCGACCGGCTGAAGGACGTGTGCGCCGACGTCGCCGCCGAAACCGGGCTGTCCAAGAAAGCGCTGTATGACGCAGCCCTCGCCGCCCGTTGA
- a CDS encoding dolichyl-phosphate-mannose--protein mannosyltransferase — protein MRVTVTLTRTSDDSTSGAALATRRAILRRRLLGAPRTAEAKLWAFLGPAIVSVIGGILRFWNVGRPHQLIFDETYYVKEGWSMILYGYERKQDSSTGITNNPDGLFTMGDPHIYGSQTDFVVHPPMGKWFIGFGERLFGITSSFGWRFAVATFGTIAIYLIGRAAWHMFRSPVLATLASILLCFEGTEFVMSRTSILDIMVMFWALACYTALLADRTRTRRILADKVAALQVSGRWDKASISGPWLGWRPWRWVAGICIGFDLSSKFSGLYFLAAFGLLTCLWDLGARRAVGVRHFWAATFVKDSLLAIVNVLCLSIIVYLATWFGWIASATGYDRQWAAQNPANQNSGFSPTSSLFAWEPDWLRSLWEYNIQMVQSATDITQFHPYMSNPWSWMLQTRPTSFFYESPTKGQEGCTVAQCSKAITSLGTVSIWWLGTIALAVLLYYWLLGRDWRAGAILLGVAAGWLPWFLYQARTIFTFYTVAFAPYVVLACVFVLALVLGKPDAPPKRVMAGKVAVGGFTIVTVALFVFFWPIWTAQVIPYSHWQWRMWFPSWI, from the coding sequence ATGCGCGTGACGGTCACGCTGACGCGGACCAGCGACGACAGCACCTCCGGTGCGGCTCTCGCTACCCGCCGCGCGATCCTGCGGCGTCGCCTGCTGGGCGCGCCCCGAACCGCCGAAGCGAAACTGTGGGCCTTCCTCGGCCCGGCCATCGTCAGCGTCATCGGCGGCATCCTGCGCTTCTGGAACGTCGGCCGACCACACCAGCTGATCTTTGACGAGACGTACTACGTCAAAGAGGGCTGGTCGATGATCCTGTACGGCTACGAACGCAAGCAGGATTCCAGCACCGGCATCACGAACAACCCCGACGGGTTGTTCACGATGGGCGACCCGCACATCTACGGCAGCCAGACCGATTTCGTCGTCCATCCGCCGATGGGCAAGTGGTTCATCGGTTTCGGCGAGCGCCTGTTCGGCATCACCTCATCGTTCGGCTGGCGGTTCGCCGTCGCGACCTTCGGCACCATCGCGATCTACCTGATCGGTCGCGCGGCCTGGCACATGTTCCGCTCCCCTGTCCTGGCAACGCTGGCATCGATCCTGTTGTGCTTCGAAGGCACCGAATTCGTCATGTCGCGCACCTCGATCCTGGACATCATGGTGATGTTCTGGGCGCTGGCCTGCTACACCGCGCTGCTGGCCGATCGCACCCGCACCCGCCGGATCCTCGCCGACAAGGTCGCGGCGCTGCAGGTGTCCGGGCGGTGGGACAAGGCATCGATCAGCGGCCCGTGGCTGGGCTGGCGACCGTGGCGCTGGGTGGCCGGCATCTGCATCGGTTTCGACCTCAGCAGCAAGTTCTCGGGGCTGTATTTCCTGGCCGCCTTCGGTCTGCTGACCTGCCTGTGGGATCTCGGCGCCCGCCGAGCGGTCGGGGTGCGCCACTTCTGGGCGGCGACCTTCGTCAAGGACTCGCTGCTGGCGATCGTCAACGTGCTGTGCCTGTCGATCATTGTCTACCTGGCGACGTGGTTCGGCTGGATCGCGAGCGCGACCGGGTACGACCGGCAATGGGCCGCCCAGAACCCCGCGAACCAAAACAGCGGCTTCTCGCCGACGAGCTCGTTGTTCGCGTGGGAACCGGACTGGCTGCGGTCGCTGTGGGAATACAACATCCAGATGGTGCAGTCGGCCACCGACATCACGCAGTTCCACCCGTACATGTCGAACCCGTGGTCATGGATGCTGCAGACCCGGCCGACGTCGTTCTTCTACGAGAGCCCCACCAAGGGTCAGGAGGGCTGCACCGTCGCTCAGTGCAGCAAGGCGATCACCTCACTGGGTACGGTGAGCATCTGGTGGCTCGGCACCATCGCCTTGGCGGTGCTGCTCTATTACTGGCTGCTCGGACGCGACTGGCGTGCGGGCGCGATCCTGCTCGGCGTCGCGGCGGGCTGGCTGCCGTGGTTCCTCTACCAGGCCCGCACCATCTTCACGTTCTACACAGTCGCCTTCGCGCCATACGTCGTGCTTGCCTGTGTCTTCGTGCTGGCCCTTGTGCTCGGCAAACCGGACGCGCCGCCGAAACGAGTCATGGCGGGCAAGGTTGCCGTCGGCGGGTTCACCATCGTCACGGTCGCACTGTTCGTGTTCTTCTGGCCGATCTGGACTGCTCAGGTGATCCCGTACTCGCACTGGCAGTGGCGCATGTGGTTCCCCAGTTGGATCTGA